In the genome of Cyprinus carpio isolate SPL01 unplaced genomic scaffold, ASM1834038v1 S000006809, whole genome shotgun sequence, one region contains:
- the LOC122144932 gene encoding uncharacterized protein LOC122144932, translating into MSMWSFSLLLISLQCVFGTSSDADDTISVMEDDSVTLHADVYAIKREDQILWRFGPENSRIAEIYKQNMPTYDINERFIDRLEMNIQTGSLTIKNIGIQHSGLYKITIISNGGTSDKRFRVIVCARLPVPNITRDSSQCSSSGSSVSRCSLLCSAVNVSAVTLSWYKGNSLLSSISVSDLSISLSLPLEVEYQEKNTYSCVLNNPIRNQTTHLDITQLCQPCADPTHCCGSAEAVIRLVVSVVVGVATVAVLVDHFRSVSVGPREHTSPSVP; encoded by the exons ATGTCCATGTGGAGTTTCAGCTTGCTTTTGATCTCTTTACAGT GTGTGTTTGGTACTAGTTCCGATGCCGATGATACGATATCAGTGATGGAGGACGATTCTGTCACCCTACATGCTGATGTTTATGCAATAAAGAGAGAGGATCAGATACTGTGGAGATTCGGACCTGAAAACTCTCGTATTGCTGAAATCTACAAGCAGAACATGCCAACATATGACATTAATGAGAGATTCATTGACAGACTGGAGATGAATATTCAAACTGGGTCTCTTACCATCAAAAACATCGGAATACAACACTCTGGACTTTACAAAATAACCATCATCAGTAATGGAGGGACTTCAGACAAGAGGTTCAGAGTTATTGTCTGTG CTCGTTTGCCTGTTCCCAACATCACAAGAGACTCTTCACAATGTTCATCATCAGGATCATCAGTGTCcagatgttcactgctgtgttcagctgtgaatgtgagtgctgtgactctctcctggtacaaaggaaacagtttattgtccagcatcagtgtgtctgatctcagcatcagtctctctctacctctggaggtggaatatcaggagaaaaacacctacagctgtgtgctcaacaatcccatcagaaaccagaccacacatctggacatcactcaactgtGTCAGCCATGCGCAG ACCCTACTCATTGTTGTGGTTctgctgaagctgtgatccgattagTCGTCTCTGTtgtggtgggcgtggctactgttgCTGTATTAGTTGATCACTTCAGATCTGTTAGTGTTGGACCTAGAGAACATACATCACCATCGGTCCCTTAA